The following nucleotide sequence is from Candidatus Hydrogenedentota bacterium.
AACACCACAGTCAAGGCCCTGGTCGAGGAGGGGCTGCGCCAGACGCTGGCCGAACACAAAAAGCGCGAGCCTTTCACGCTGCGGAACGCCGCGTTCAAAGGCGACGGGCTTCATCCGGCGTTTGCCGGGGCGTCTTGGGACCAGGTGCGCGGCGCGGTGTATGAGGGGCGCGGGGGATGATTGCCGTTGACACCAACCTGCTGGTCTATGCCCACCGGGAGGATGCAACCTGGCATGACGCCGCCTTTGCCCGCATCCGACAACTGGCGGAGGGCACGGCCCCCTGGGCCATCCCATGGCCCTGCATCCACGAGTTCCTCGCCATCGTCACGCATCCGCGCATCTACGCGCCGCCAACCCCCGCCGACAGGGCGCTTGAGCAGGTCGAGGCGTGGATGGAGTCGCCAAGCCTGGTCCTGCTGGGTGAGGACGGCGGCTACTGGCCGCACCTGCGCGCCCTCGTCCAGAGCGGGCGCATTGCCGGGCCCATGGTCCATGACGCCCGCGTGGCGGCCCTCTGCATCCAGCACGGGGTGCGGGAAATCTGGACATCGGACCGGAATTTCGGCCGGTTCAAAGGGTTGCGCGCACATAATCCGCTGCTTTGATCTTTGGCCGAGACGGCCATGCCACATGGAAAGTAGCACGGGCGTCTCGCCCGTGAATATTCATGGCCGAGACGGCCATGCTACGCGGAAAGTAGCGCAGGCGTCCCGCCTGCATATTCCCCCAACAACCAACACGGGCGTCCCGCCCGTGAACAATCATGGCCGGGACGGCCATGCTACGCGGAACGGCCAAAGGTTTACACCCCTCGTTCCAAAATTTCATTTGGGAACGCACTTGCCCGCGAAGTTGCACTTTGCTCCCCGCGACGCCAACGGCGTCACCCAAATTCAGCCCAGGGTAAACCACCGCCCGAAGGGCCAGGTTTACCCTGGGTTTCAGCCGCGCTTGACTGTGGCCTGAAGGGCCACCCCATTTTCACCACGCGAAAACAGCAACGGGGGTTGGGGCATCCATTCAGGATGCGGATATGAGAGCAGGTGACCCAGGGTGCGCATGGCCCGTTGGGCGGCGGCGCACCCTGGGCTGGGGCTGGGTGTCGCCGTTGGCGTCCCAAAAATGTCTGCGCTGGCGCCATGCCGGAAAGATGCGCGGGCAAAAGTAGCACGGGCGTCTCGCCCGTGAAAATCATGGCCGAGACGGCCATGCTACGGGGAGCAGCAAAGGACCCCTCCCCCCCTACCCCCTGGCCTCCAGGGACTCTAAAAACGCCTCTATCCTGGTGGTGGCCTGTTCTTCGGACCAGGAGCGGGTGTCGTTCATGTCGGCCTCGAGCATGAGGGTGGGGATGCCGTGTTTTTCTTCGAGGCGGCGGGCGAGTTCGTATTGTCCGAAGGAGTAGGCGCGGCAGGAGCGGTTTGAGTGCATGACGAATCCGTCGAGGGCGAATTTCTCGACCATGCGGGCGAGGTCTTTCTCGCGGTATTCAAGGCCATGATTGATGTAGCCGCCGATGTAGGTGGCGGCGAAGCGGCGGAGCCGGTCGTCGCCGTAGATGTCGGGCGCCTGGTAGCAGAAGCTCTCGGCGTAGGTGGATACGACGAGGGCGGCGTGGTGGTCTGCGAAGCGGTTGGAGAGTTCCTTGATCTTGTGCCAGATGGCGAGGTTGTCCCAGCCGAGGCGGTATTTCTCGCCGGGCACGGCGGCGATGCCCCCGGCGATGCGCTCGCGCAGCTCGGCGAGGAGCCCCTCGTAGTATTCAATGCACAGGTCCGTGCCGCGCAGGGTGACGATGGGGGCGAGGTGGATGAAGGTGTCAAAGGAGTTCATGGGCGCGGGTTTGTGCGCGAGCAGTCCCTGCACCTCGCGCCACAGCCCGGCGGCGCGCTCGGAAAGCTCGAGGACCGCGTCGAACCGGTCCCGGTCGAAGGGTTTCCCCGTGATCTCGCCGATGGCGGCGATGTACTTCGCCGCCTGCGTGCTCGACTACGACGCCCGGCTGCGGGTGATGGCTGGCTTCGTGGAAAGGGCCGCCAAAAGGCTGTTTGGCATTCCCGACTCCAAGTATTACGCGCTCACAGGCGGCCTGCGCGCCATCTTCATGCGCCACCCAGGGCCACCGGTGGCCCCGGTGCCCCGCCAAACGCCCCAACAGATGGACCTCTTCGCCTTCGACTCATCATAGGACATCCATCAATGGAAAATTTTGGGGGAAGTCCTGGATGAATACCCTCTTGACAAACGGCCAAACTTATGGTAATCTTTATTTGGGAAAGGTAAATGCATAAGTATTTAAAACTTTTGCATGAATCGTGAAGTAGTTGCTATACAGTTGTTAAGGAAGGTGAACAGCATGTGTGAGCTGGGTTGTGCCGAACAACCAAACAATGGAGGGCGAACAAATGAAAACCGCTATTTTGGTGTTGATGACAATGACATTGTGTCTGTTTTTGTCTGGATGTCCAGACAGGATGTGCGCCGACAATCCTGTCGTCTGCCCTGACGGGCTGACTGAGCCTCCGTTACCGCCGGGAATTTATAATTGTACCCCTGTAAATTTTTTGGGAATATCAAGCGAATGCGGTGGATGTCCAGAACTTTCTTATCTATGGCATGCGTCAAAGTGTGTTAAACGAACAACCGGTGAAGGGACCACAGGGTGCGAAGGAGAATGTCATCCAGACATAGACTGTCGTAAGGTCATATATGTCGGTGGGACAGGTTGTTTAATGGTTCATAATAATGCGGATGAATGTAGCACTACTCCCTGCGACTATTCCAGATCTCCCAACTCAACCAACCTCCCGAAGAGGTAATATATGAGTCTAAACAAAAAGTCCGCACTGCATTATTATTTTATTATCAAAATACCTATTGCACTATTTGCGATAATCTTTGCAGGGGAAACAAGTTATTGTGATACGCCTCCTAAGGTGGAAATGGCAAAATATAATTTGATTAAAGTCGTTTTGGATTGGAGTCTTTCTTTACAATCATTTTCTGGGGCGTATCGCTTGGTTCAATACTCAGCACCAAAGATTGCTCACTCTAGTGAGGCTCAAATCAATAATTTAGAAAAAGCATTTGAGTGGCATGTTATATTTCGCTGGGAGGGAAATAATATTTATAGAGAATTACAATGTCTATCTTGTCCCAGCGATACGGTCGGCATTGAAATAAATGCATTGTATAATAATACTCTTGAGACATTACTGATGGAGGAAAACGGTTATTCAAGTGGACTAAAAAACATTAAAGATCGAGATTCTCTACCAATCCCTTGGGGTGTGTACATTTCACCTGCCGAAATTTTTGGATCCTATAGCGACGGTTTGTTGATAGATGTGTTTTCCAGTGGTGAATCTTTTCTCGTTGAAGCAGAGGATTTTTCTGTTCTATCCCATATCAATGATACTTTAAATCTTAATGTTGACATCACGTTGGACAAAAACAACAATGTTATGAATATTGAATGGATGCAAAGGCCGGGCGAAAAATTTCGGAAATCGTTACAAGAAAATATGGGAGTCAACATCTTGGAGATGAGTGTTCCGCGAACATCTTTAGAATTTGATAATCACGATTTAATAGATGGTATTATGTTTCCGAAAACAGTTACAAAGAAATGGTGGAGAGGTGATGAGGCTATTTTGAAAGAGTTGCACTCAAAACGACAGTCTGGAGAGATACCAACAGACGAAGAATTATATATTGCCTTATATAGTGCGCCTGTGCAACCATATGCAATACAAATATTTGAACTTGAGAATGCTATGCTTAATTATCCACTATCTAAAAAAGATTTCCAAATTCAATGGCCAAAAGATGTTGTCCTATACGATGCCGAAACAGCACCCGCCCCTGGAGAAATTGCAATACCAATTAAATCACCTTTTGTCCGTATAGTCACATTTTTTATCGGTGCCATATCCATTTTACTTATTTTTGTGCTATTTATTAGATGGTTGAAGTTGGGATCATAAATTATAAGCCTTCTTTTGGTCTTATTTGTGCAGTTTCATTTCCTCTCCAATACTGATACTAGTTATCGGATGAAAATGATAATTCAAAAGTAATTACGCCATTATGCCATGTGGGAAGTAGCACGGGCATCTCGCCCGTGGAAATTCATGGCCGGGACGGCCATGCCACGCAAAAAGTAGCACGGGCGTCTCGCCCGTGAAAATCATGGCCGAGACGGCCATGCTACGGGGAGCAGCAAAGGACCCCTCCCCCCCTACCCCCTGGCCTCCAGGGACTCTAAAAACGCCTCTATCCTGGTGGTGGCCTGTTCTTCGGACCAGGAGCGGGTGTCGTTCATGTCGGCCTCGAGCATGAGGGTGGGGATGCCGTGTTTTTCTTCGAGGCGGCGGGCGAGTTCGTATTGTCCGAAGGAGTAGGCGCGGCAGGAGCGGTTTGAGTGCATGACGAATCCGTCGAGGGCGAATTTCTCGACCATGCGGGCGAGGTCTTTCTCGCGGTATTCAAGGCCATGATTGATGTAGCCGCCGATGTAGGTGGCGGCGAAGCGGCGGAGCCGGTCGTCGCCGTAGATGTCGGGCGCCTGGTAGCAGAAGCTCTCGGCGTAGGTGGATACGACGAGGGCGGCGTGGTGGTCTGCGAAGCGGTTGGAGAGTTCCTTGATCTTGTGCCAGATGGCGAGGTTGTCCCAGCCGAGGCGGTATTTCTCGCCGGGCACGGCGGCGATGCCCCCGGCGATGCGCTCGCGCAGCTCGGCGAGGAGCCCCTCGTAGTATTCAATGCACAGGTCCGTGCCGCGCAGGGTGACGATGGGGGCGAGGTGGATGAAGGTGTCGAAGGAGTTCATGGGGGCGGGCTTGTGCGCGAGCAGCCCCTGCACCTCGCGCCAGAGCGCGGCGGCCCGCTCGGAGGTTTCGAGCACCTTGTCCAGCCGGTCCCGGTCGAAGGGTTTCCCCGTGATCTCGCCGATGGCGGCCATGGCCTCCTCCATCTGGGTGGTCATGTAGTCCACGGCGTGCGGGGCGTCCTCCACCCCGTACTGGTAGGGCGCGTCAATGAAGATGAGGGGCACGTCGAAGATGCGCTGGAGCTCCTGGTACCACTTGGTCACGGTGCCGCAGATGTTGTTGCAGCAGACCAGGAAGTTGGGCTTGGGGAGTCCGCCGATGGGGCTGGTGCCCGAGAAGATGGCGCCGAGGTCCGTGCGGGCGTAGGAGCAGAGGTCGCGGCAGAATCCCCGCTCCTCCGCCGCGTCGCAGAGGGCGTCGGCCATCTTGGTGGCGCCCGCCATGGCGGCGTGGTTCTCCGGGTAGAGGGGGATGACGTCCGCCGCGTAGAGCAGCTCGACGGGCGCGCCGCTGGTGATCCAGGCCAGTTTCTGGTCCGTGCCCTCGGACATCTTCGCCCCCATGTAGTACATGGTCATGATTTCCTTCATGCGGGCGTAGGACTTCAGGGGGACTCGCTTGTCGCTCATGTCAGGACTCCTTGTCGGGACCGTCTCCGCGCGCGTTCTTTGCTTCTAACTGTTCAGCAGGTCGTCAAACAGGCGCAAATAACCCTTTGATTACCGTCATTCCCGCGAACGCGGGAATCCAGTGATGCTAACGGGTTACGCCAATCCGGACCCCATGGATTCCCGCTTTCGCGGGAATGACGGGAATCCTTTCGATCATGGTGGCACAAACTTTCGGCGTCTGCAAGCCAGTAAACTTTGCTTTTATCATGTCAGGCCAAATCGCGGGCAATCAGGGCGGCTCCCAGGGCGCCGGCCGTCTGCGGCATGGCGGGCAGGACCACGGGAAAGCCCAGTGCCTCGCCGAGGTACCGCACCACCCCGGCGTTCAACGCCACGCCGCCGGTCATGGCGCAGGGCTGGGACAGCCGCACCCGCGCCGCCAAGGCGGCGGCGCGTCCCGCCACGGCCCGGCACACCCCGGCCAGGATGTCCGCCGGGGCCCGCCCCTGCGCGAGCAGGGAAATGACCTCGCTCTCGGCGAAGACCGTGCAGGTGTTCGAGAGCCGCGCGGGCTCCGTGCTCTCCAGCGCCAGGGGGCCAAAGCCGTCCAGCGGCACCTCCAGGGTGCGCGCCATCACCTCGAGAAAACGGCCCGTGCCGGCCGCGCATTTGTCGTTCATCTCGAAGCGGCGGACCGCGCCGTTCTCCAGGGCGATGGCCTTCGAGTCCTGGCCGCCGATGTCTATCACGCCGCGCGCCTCGGGCATCATGGCCTGGACCCCCCGCGCGTGGCAGGTGATCTCCGTCACCGCGCGGGTGCGCCCCTCCACCATTTCGCGGCCGTAGCCCGTGGACACCACGGCGGCCACGCGGCCCCGGTGCGCGCCCGCCCGCGCCAGGGCCTCCTCGAGCACCCGCGCCGAGGACTCCGCCAGGCGCGCGCCGCTGGGCAGCACCGCATTGGCCAGGACGGTCCCGGCGCCGTCCACCACCACCGCCTTGGTCGTGGCGGACCCGGCGTCCACCCCGGCGAAGAGGTCCCCGACGATCATGCGCCCGCCCCCGCGCCAAGGGTTTCGAGAAAGGCGGCGACCCGCGTGGTGAGCTGTCCGGCGGGCGGCTGGTGCTGCTCGACCTGGACCGTCACGGCGGGAATCCCCGCCTCGGCCAGGCAATGGAGCATGCGCGGGTGGTCAAAGGCCATGGGGTCGCAGAAACTGGTCAGGAGGAAGACCACGCCGTCGGCGCGGGCCTTTTTGGCCATGTCCACCAGTTGCGGGCCGGGGTCGTGGCCCGGCTTGTGGAATGCGGGGCAGGGCCGCCGCTCCAGGTAGTTCTGGATGAGCATGTCCAAGGGGTCCGCCTCCCGCGCGTCGGGCAGGGCGAAAGACCGCGATCCGACGCAGAGGTCGTCGTCCACGATGACGCAGCCCGCCTCCTCGACGGCGGCGGCGAAGCCGCACTGCTGGCACATGCTCCCCGCCAGGAGGATGCGCGGCTTCTGCGGGACAGGCGCGCGCTCCACCTGGTCCTCGAGCAGGTCCAGCAGCGCCTCGAGCGCGAACAGGTGGTCCGTCTTGTCCATGAGGAACGAGGAGAGCACCACCTGGAAGGCCGCCGTGCCCGGGAGGATGCCGGGGTTCACCCGGCGCAGGGCGTACAGGCGGCGCATGGCCGCCTGGTGCCGCTGGTATAGGCCCACGCTGTTTGCGAGCTGCGTGTCCGTGACGGGCCCCGCCAGCCGCTCGACCTCCCGGCGGACACGCTCGAGCTCCGCGCGGAAATAGCGGCGCGCCGCCGCGCCGTCCAGCCGCGACGGCAGGGAGGTGATGAGCACGGGCGGCCCGCCGCCCCACAGGTCCGCCACGTTCTGCATGGTGTCGCAGGTATGGGCGAAGACCGCCGCCGAGAGGAAGTCGAACTCGCCGGACTGCCCCGCGTGCAGGGCGCTTCGCGCGAAACTGCACGAGTAGGGCTGGAGCATCTCATCGGCCCGCGCCGTCTCCCCCGTGTGCCCGAAAATCCGCACGGGCAGCCAGCCCGCCGCGTGGAAGAGCTCCTGCGGCGAGTAGGAGCAGAAAAAGCCCGCCACGGGCCGCCCCTGCGCCGCGGCCGCCCGCGCCGCCGCATAGTAGTCGCCGCGGACGGCGTCAAAGGGGGCAAGCAGGGAGTCCAGTCGTTCCGTCATGCCTCACGTCTCCAGTTAGCCGCGCCGCACGCCGCCGCGCCCCGTCAACGCCTTCTTCTGGGCGTGGGCTGCCGGTCGCGGCTGCGGTCAAGCACCTGCACGTCATACGTTTCACCGACCAGGAACACCTCCATGTCGGTCAACCACTGGCTGATGGGGATGTCGCCGCCCCGGTGGAGCACGTCGGGCTCGTCCCCGTAAATGAAATACAGGACATAGGTCCCCTGCCCCACCTTGACAGACTGGCGTCCACCCGGCTGGATGCTCATTTTGAGGCCGCCCTCGTCCGAGATCACCGCCGCCTCGACCGCCGCGTTGGACGTGTTGCTCACCCGAATTTCATAGGACCCGGCCCGCAGGCGCCGGGAAATATCGGGCAGTTTCGCGCGGGGCCGGTAGGACTTGGGCCGCGCGGGCGCGGGCGCCTGGGCCGCCTCCTCCCCCTGCGCGCGGGCGGCGCCCGCCACGCGGACCTTCGGCGCCGTATTGACGCGCAGGGGATTCGACCGCGACACGCTTGCCGGCCTCGGGGGGGGCGGGGGCGCCTCCACGGCCACGGCGTACTCCTCCTCCGCGCCGCCGTCGCCGGACGCCGCGGGCGGCTCCTTCCGCTCCTCCGGCGGCGGGCTGTCCGGCGCGGGGGTCGAGAAAAAGCCGTTCTTCCGGGCCAGCACCCCGTTCTCGAAGCGCGCCGTGAAGCTGGAGCCGCGCGCGTCGGTCCACCGGTAGATGGACACGGCGGTGCCAGACTTGCTCACAGGCTGCGCCTCCATGCCGATAAGCGCCATCACCTCCTCGTAACTCATCCCCTCCTTCACGCTCTCGTAGAGTTCCCGGTCCATCAGGACCTCCTCGTTGGAGACCTTGGCCCGCTCCCCGTCGTCGTCCAGCACGTTCTTCCGTATCAGCCGCCCCTGCTCGAAACGGGCGAGGAAGCTCATACCCCGATCGTTCCACCGGTACACGGCGGCGCCGCCCTTGGGCGCCCCGGCAATCATCATGGACGGCGGGCCTATCAGCCCCGCCACATCCTCAAGGCTCATCCCCTCCCGTATCGCGTCCATCCCGTCCAGGGTGAGGGTGGCCTCGGGAATCACCGGCGGCGCGGGGGCCGGGGGCGGCCCGGAGGGGGTCTGCGCGGGCGAGCCGAGGGGGCTCGTGGGCGAGGGGGTGGACGGCGCGGACGCCGTCACGGGCGCCGCGGCGGGCTCTTTCGGGGCCGCGCCCCGGCAGGACGAGAAACAGCCCTGCAGAAAGAGCCCCGACGCCCCTCCCAAAACCAGAAGGAGCGCCGCCGAGACCCGCGCGCGCGGTGTGCTAAAGCGAATGCCCATGTCAGGACTTTCCAGTGCGCGGCCCAACGCCGCACTCTCATAAGTATCCTATGCGGCGGCGCGATTTGCAAGCCCGGCGCGGCGGCGGGGTCTTTCCGGGAACATCACCCTCCCGATTGGCCTTTACTCCGCACGTTTGTCGCGGTCAAAGCGCCTGCCTGTGACCCCAGCCGAAACATGATTGGAGCAAGAGCAAGAGCAAGAAAAAGAAAGGGTGTTTTCAGCCAAGCAGCATGCCCGCCTGGTACACGGCAACGGCCAGGACAAAGGCGATGGCGGTGGAGTAGGCCGTGGCGAAGATCGCCCATTTCCACGAGCCGCTCTCGCGCCGGATCACCGCGATGGTCGTCACGCACGGGGCGTAGAGCATCACGAAAATCATCATGGCGAAGGCGCGTAGCGGTCCCCAGCCCGGCTCATTGGCCAGGCGGCGCACCAACGGGTCCGCGTCCTCGGGGTCGTCTATCTCCATGGCGTAGACCGTGCCCAGGGCTCCCACAACAACCTCCTTCGCGGCGAAGCCGCCGATGAGGGCGATGTTGGTGCGCCAGTCGAAGCCCGCCAGCGAGGTCGCGGGCTCCAGCGCGCGCCCGAATTTCCCGGCGAAACTGTGCGCGATGGCCTCGGACGGCGGCGGCGCCTCCCCGTCCGGACCCAGGGGCGGGCGCGGAAAATACATCACCACCCACAGGAGGATGTTGATGGCCAGAATGACGGTCCCCGCCTTTTTGATATAGACCCAGGTGCGCTCCCAGGTGTGCAGAAATACGCCCCGCAGCACGGGCATGTGGTAGGGGGGGAGCTCCATCACAAACGGCGTCTGCCCGCCGCGCACCACGAAACGGCGCAGCGCCCAGGCCGCGCCCAGCGCCACCAGCCACGAGAGGGCCCAGAGCAGCAGCATCATCTGGGTGCGGCTGTGCGGGAAAAACGCCGCGATGAGCACCGCGTACACGGGCATCTTCGCGCCGCAGTTCATGAACGGCGCCACGAGCATCGTGATGAGCCGGTCCTTCTCCTCGCGCAGGGTGCGCGTCGCCATGATCCCCGGCACCGCGCAGCCCCCGGCGCCCAGGCCGCCCGAGACGATCATGGCGAGGATGGACTTGCCCTGCATGCCGAAGACGCGCAGCAGGCGGTCCAGTATGAAGGCGACGCGGGCGATGTAGCCGCTGTCCTCGAGGGCCGAGATGAACAGGAACATGAAGAAGATGAGCGGGACAAAGCCGAGCACGCCCCCGACCCCCTTGACGAGGGCCGCGTCCAGCAGCGAGTGCAGCATGGGCAGGCGCGGCTGAAGCCCGTCCAGCATGTCCGAAAGCCGCGCGAAGCCCCACTCCACCATGCCCGTCGGGCTCACCCAGCCGCCCACCCAGGGCACCCAGGCCCACTCGTCGGAAAGTTTGAACACCCAGAAGAACAGGGCCGCCACCACCCCGACCAGAATCGCCGGGCCCAGCAGACGGTTGCACACCACCATGTCTATCCGGTCCGTCAGGTCGCGCAGCGACTCCGCGCCGAAATGCACGCACTGCCGCGTCGCCCCCGCCGCGATGCCGTAGCGGCGCTCGGCGATGATGGTCGCCGCGTCGTCGTTGAAATGCCGCTCGATCCGGGCCGCCGCCTCGAACGCCGCGCGGTCCAGCGCACCCGCCCTATCCCCGGCGAATTCACGCACCTGGCGCGCCACCACGTCGTCCTTTTCCAGGAGTTTCACGGCGAACCACTGCGCGGCCTGGCTGGTGTCCCCGGGCAGGACCTCCTCCAGCATCCGGGCGAGGGTGTCCACCTCCTCGTCCACCAGGTGCCCGTAGCGGATGCTTGTCGGCACGGCCTCCACCGCGCCGTCCATCACGGCGGCGCAGGTGTCCAGCAGCTCCTCCACGCCCCGGCCCCGGCTCCCCACGGTTTTCACCACGGGAACCCCGAGCATTTTGGAGAGGGTCTCGGCGTTTATCCGGATGCCCCGCTTCTCCGCGACATCCGACATGTTCAGCGCGACGATCACCGGCACCCGCATCTCCATCAACTGGACCGAAAGATACAGGTTGCGCTCGAGGTTCGAGGCGTCCACCACATTCACCACCAGCACCGGGCCGTGGCCGAGGATGAAGTCGCGGGCGACCGTCTCCTCCTGGGAGAAGGCCGTCAGGGAGTAGGTGCCGGGCAGGTCCACCACGGAATAGCGGCGGCCGTTCCGGCGCGCGCTCCCCTCCTTGCACTCGACCGTCACGCCGGGATAGTTGCTCACCTGCTGAACCGCGCCGGTCATGGCGTTGAAGAGGGAGGTTTTCCCCGCGTTGGGGTTGCCCGCGAGGGCGATCACGGGGTCTGCGGCGGGGTCCGTCCCGCCGCCGCGCCGCCGCCGGTGCCTGCCGGGTGACGGGTCCATCACGGCTCTACCGGTTCCACCTCGATGTCCCGGGCCTCGTTCATGCGCAGGGCGAGATGGTAATTCTTGATGGCTATCTCAACCGGGTCGCCCATGGGGGCGTGGCGCTCCACACGGACTATCGTGCCGCGGGTGATGCCCATGTCCAGCAGGCGCTGGCGGATGCCGCGCCCGCCGCCGCCGTGGATGCGCACAATGCGCGCCACGTCGCCGCTGGTCAGGTCGAAAAGTGTTTTCACTGCTGTCGCCATGCCTTGTCCAATGCTTTCCCGCCCTGGCGGGGAAGGCCGCACATTTCCGGCGGGGTGTCACAGGTCTTTTCCGCGCGCTGCGGACATCCCGAGCAGGTGCCGCAGGGGTTTTCCCGCGTCCCCGTGGACCGCTTGAAAAAACGCGCCACCACCCACGCCGCCGCCAGCACTATCAACGCAACCAGGCCTTGTTCCACAGGCATGGGCTTGCTCCAGGGGCCCGATCGGCCCAATGTTCACCATGCTTATCAACACTTCTGGCAACTATACGGGCCCGGAGGCTATAATGCAAGTTTGTAACACTCTAGCCGATTGGCGTTGGCGTCTTTTCTTGCTCTTGCTCTTGCTCCAAATACCTAAACGATGGTTAAGACAACTGACTGACTGGCCCGAAATAATTGGTCTCTGATGCTGCCACAAATGCCAAAGATTTAATGCTAATTAGATTCACAATGAGTTTCTCATGGTAAAAGCGCATGTCTCGGCCCTTTGCTGAAACAAGATTAGAGCAAGAGCAAGATTAAGAGCAAGAGCAAGAAAACACGACTGTTCCTGTGTCAATAGGCTAAACAGTTTTACGCAAATCAGGCCGGTTCCACCACCCCTCAGCCGCCCCCCGCCTGCTTCCGCAGCAGCCCCAGAGCCGCGTCCAGCACCGGGTCCCGGCCCTGGTTGAACTGGGCGTCCAAGAGTTCCACATTGGCCGGAAGCACCACGTCCGGCACCACCCCCCCGTCGAGATCAGCGTCGGCGGTGATTACCACGCCGCCCTGCGGGTCCACCACACGGCCGACGGGGAAATGCACCACATGCCCGCCGGGCATGCGCGCCTCGCCCCCGACCTTCGCCAGGGAACCCTCCGTGCCGAGCACGCCCAGAACGGTCACTTTCGGCTGCCCCTGCAGGGCGGCGGCGATGACCTGACCCGTGTCGCGCGTGGAGCGGTGCACCAGCACCACCACCGGCACGTCGAGATACGGCTTTGCGGGCGCAATGGCAATCCGCTCGTCCGCGGCCAGGGAGAAGCCGCCCTTCCGGGGGTCAAACGCGACCATGTCGCCGATGAGGCGCGGCTCCTTCATGAAATGGCCCGCAAAGGCCGCCGCGAGGCGCGGGTCGCCCCCGCTGTTGCCGCGGAGGTCCAGGACCACCCCGGCGACGCCGTCGCGGACAAATTTTTCCATGACCTTCTTGTACGCGCGGTCCGGGAAGGGGGTTGTCAGCGTCGAGGACTGAGAGAGGATGTTGACATAGCCGATGTTGCCGTCGAGGGTGCGCGTCTCGAAGGGGGACTCCAGCTCGCTGAAACTGCGCCCGTAGGCCACCACGTCGCCCATGCCGAGATACTGGTCATTCTGGGCCTTGAGCGTGACGGTCCACAGCCGGTCGTCGCCGGGCTTCTTGAAGGAGATTTTCGCCTCGCCGCCCACGGGCCCCCGCGTCAGGAGCATGCAGCGGTCCAGCAGGCGCCCCACATAGGTCGGCGAGGGGGTCTGCGCCCAGAACGTCGGCACCTCCTCGAGCGCCTCCCGCGCCGGTTTCCCGTTCCATTCCAGAATCTGC
It contains:
- a CDS encoding 2-hydroxyacyl-CoA dehydratase codes for the protein MTERLDSLLAPFDAVRGDYYAAARAAAAQGRPVAGFFCSYSPQELFHAAGWLPVRIFGHTGETARADEMLQPYSCSFARSALHAGQSGEFDFLSAAVFAHTCDTMQNVADLWGGGPPVLITSLPSRLDGAAARRYFRAELERVRREVERLAGPVTDTQLANSVGLYQRHQAAMRRLYALRRVNPGILPGTAAFQVVLSSFLMDKTDHLFALEALLDLLEDQVERAPVPQKPRILLAGSMCQQCGFAAAVEEAGCVIVDDDLCVGSRSFALPDAREADPLDMLIQNYLERRPCPAFHKPGHDPGPQLVDMAKKARADGVVFLLTSFCDPMAFDHPRMLHCLAEAGIPAVTVQVEQHQPPAGQLTTRVAAFLETLGAGAGA
- a CDS encoding 2-hydroxyacyl-CoA dehydratase — protein: MAAIGEITGKPFDRDRFDAVLELSERAAGLWREVQGLLAHKPAPMNSFDTFIHLAPIVTLRGTDLCIEYYEGLLAELRERIAGGIAAVPGEKYRLGWDNLAIWHKIKELSNRFADHHAALVVSTYAESFCYQAPDIYGDDRLRRFAATYIGGYINHGLEYREKDLARMVEKFALDGFVMHSNRSCRAYSFGQYELARRLEEKHGIPTLMLEADMNDTRSWSEEQATTRIEAFLESLEARG
- a CDS encoding 2-hydroxyglutaryl-CoA dehydratase, whose protein sequence is MIVGDLFAGVDAGSATTKAVVVDGAGTVLANAVLPSGARLAESSARVLEEALARAGAHRGRVAAVVSTGYGREMVEGRTRAVTEITCHARGVQAMMPEARGVIDIGGQDSKAIALENGAVRRFEMNDKCAAGTGRFLEVMARTLEVPLDGFGPLALESTEPARLSNTCTVFAESEVISLLAQGRAPADILAGVCRAVAGRAAALAARVRLSQPCAMTGGVALNAGVVRYLGEALGFPVVLPAMPQTAGALGAALIARDLA
- a CDS encoding PIN domain-containing protein gives rise to the protein MIAVDTNLLVYAHREDATWHDAAFARIRQLAEGTAPWAIPWPCIHEFLAIVTHPRIYAPPTPADRALEQVEAWMESPSLVLLGEDGGYWPHLRALVQSGRIAGPMVHDARVAALCIQHGVREIWTSDRNFGRFKGLRAHNPLL
- a CDS encoding type II toxin-antitoxin system VapB family antitoxin is translated as MVTHMKTTIDISDSLYEEVRRVAHAENTTVKALVEEGLRQTLAEHKKREPFTLRNAAFKGDGLHPAFAGASWDQVRGAVYEGRGG
- a CDS encoding ferrous iron transport protein A; protein product: MATAVKTLFDLTSGDVARIVRIHGGGGRGIRQRLLDMGITRGTIVRVERHAPMGDPVEIAIKNYHLALRMNEARDIEVEPVEP
- the feoB gene encoding ferrous iron transport protein B, whose amino-acid sequence is MDPSPGRHRRRRGGGTDPAADPVIALAGNPNAGKTSLFNAMTGAVQQVSNYPGVTVECKEGSARRNGRRYSVVDLPGTYSLTAFSQEETVARDFILGHGPVLVVNVVDASNLERNLYLSVQLMEMRVPVIVALNMSDVAEKRGIRINAETLSKMLGVPVVKTVGSRGRGVEELLDTCAAVMDGAVEAVPTSIRYGHLVDEEVDTLARMLEEVLPGDTSQAAQWFAVKLLEKDDVVARQVREFAGDRAGALDRAAFEAAARIERHFNDDAATIIAERRYGIAAGATRQCVHFGAESLRDLTDRIDMVVCNRLLGPAILVGVVAALFFWVFKLSDEWAWVPWVGGWVSPTGMVEWGFARLSDMLDGLQPRLPMLHSLLDAALVKGVGGVLGFVPLIFFMFLFISALEDSGYIARVAFILDRLLRVFGMQGKSILAMIVSGGLGAGGCAVPGIMATRTLREEKDRLITMLVAPFMNCGAKMPVYAVLIAAFFPHSRTQMMLLLWALSWLVALGAAWALRRFVVRGGQTPFVMELPPYHMPVLRGVFLHTWERTWVYIKKAGTVILAINILLWVVMYFPRPPLGPDGEAPPPSEAIAHSFAGKFGRALEPATSLAGFDWRTNIALIGGFAAKEVVVGALGTVYAMEIDDPEDADPLVRRLANEPGWGPLRAFAMMIFVMLYAPCVTTIAVIRRESGSWKWAIFATAYSTAIAFVLAVAVYQAGMLLG
- a CDS encoding 2-hydroxyacyl-CoA dehydratase → MSDKRVPLKSYARMKEIMTMYYMGAKMSEGTDQKLAWITSGAPVELLYAADVIPLYPENHAAMAGATKMADALCDAAEERGFCRDLCSYARTDLGAIFSGTSPIGGLPKPNFLVCCNNICGTVTKWYQELQRIFDVPLIFIDAPYQYGVEDAPHAVDYMTTQMEEAMAAIGEITGKPFDRDRLDKVLETSERAAALWREVQGLLAHKPAPMNSFDTFIHLAPIVTLRGTDLCIEYYEGLLAELRERIAGGIAAVPGEKYRLGWDNLAIWHKIKELSNRFADHHAALVVSTYAESFCYQAPDIYGDDRLRRFAATYIGGYINHGLEYREKDLARMVEKFALDGFVMHSNRSCRAYSFGQYELARRLEEKHGIPTLMLEADMNDTRSWSEEQATTRIEAFLESLEARG